A single region of the Mannheimia bovis genome encodes:
- a CDS encoding EpsG family protein — translation MVSLYAFASLAFITFFIALFKKQRKVLYWIALFSLLLFSFILRDSGFIGDFLVYKDALKSDIKEMLNSPYYLREIGYWGGSTLFYQVLQDEVLTFLFIDFLFFAFFTCFCYKNKIPAYYVLLFFIIFPSILGIQNVYRQHLATILIVISIFSQMKIPYKLLLMFFASLLHNVTILFLPFVFILRKKYLYALVTSLGVLYILFFLGGEKSNQETGEFPPILYMVFIFGLFFSFLLLHKLKIRLSELNKIYFYLYAVILLSLSLITMGGGQSKRVGMMLFLILLTDIIFLVEKKSKNIQTLRLLRSALVILGTLSTIILPASYNMLIIV, via the coding sequence ATGGTATCATTGTACGCTTTTGCATCTCTTGCATTTATAACATTTTTTATTGCTCTCTTTAAGAAGCAGAGAAAAGTATTATATTGGATAGCTCTTTTTTCACTACTTTTATTTTCTTTTATATTAAGGGATAGTGGTTTTATAGGAGACTTTTTAGTTTATAAGGATGCGCTTAAAAGTGATATAAAAGAAATGTTGAACTCTCCATATTACTTAAGGGAAATAGGATATTGGGGAGGTAGTACTCTTTTTTATCAAGTTTTACAAGATGAAGTACTAACTTTTTTATTTATAGATTTTCTATTTTTCGCATTTTTTACTTGCTTTTGTTATAAAAATAAAATACCTGCTTATTATGTATTACTATTTTTTATTATATTTCCTTCCATTTTAGGAATACAAAATGTATATAGACAACATTTAGCAACTATTTTAATTGTAATCTCTATTTTTTCACAAATGAAAATTCCCTATAAGTTGTTGTTAATGTTTTTTGCTTCATTATTACATAATGTAACAATATTATTTTTGCCTTTTGTTTTTATTTTAAGAAAAAAATATCTATATGCTTTAGTTACATCTTTAGGTGTCTTATATATACTATTTTTTTTAGGTGGGGAGAAATCAAATCAAGAAACGGGTGAGTTTCCTCCAATATTATATATGGTTTTTATATTTGGTCTTTTCTTTTCTTTTCTTTTATTACACAAGCTAAAAATTAGATTATCTGAACTTAATAAGATATATTTTTACTTATATGCAGTAATTTTGCTCTCTTTATCATTAATTACGATGGGGGGAGGGCAAAGTAAACGGGTAGGTATGATGTTGTTTTTAATTCTTTTAACTGATATTATTTTTTTAGTAGAGAAAAAATCTAAGAATATACAAACCTTGAGACTACTAAGGAGTGCACTTGTTATTTTAGGAACTTTAAGTACTATTATACTGCCGGCATCGTATAATATGTTAATTATTGTATGA
- the wecB gene encoding non-hydrolyzing UDP-N-acetylglucosamine 2-epimerase encodes MKKILIIFGTRPEAIKMAPLVKAFQKETSFFETKVCVTAQHRQMLDQVLDFFEIQPDYDLDLMKPNQNLYTLTADIITELKNVLDDFKPDFVFVHGDTTTTMASSIAGFYSGAKVCHIEAGLRTFDKYSPFPEEINRKVTGCIADYHFAPTQKSKENLLAEHVAEESILVTGNTVIDALIFSSEKVKNIHNNEIEILKNIVEKDKNKKLILVTGHRRENHGQGFINICEALKEIAIRNTDVQIVYPVHLNPNVKEPVYKILSEISNVKLIDPLSYPAFVWLMNESFMIITDSGGVQEEAPSLGKPVLVMRDTTERPEAVEVGTVILVGTNKERIVSECERLLQDETEYRKMSTLHNPYGDGKACQRIIEFIKGK; translated from the coding sequence ATGAAAAAAATCCTTATAATTTTTGGCACACGCCCAGAAGCAATAAAAATGGCACCTTTGGTAAAAGCGTTTCAAAAGGAAACTTCTTTTTTCGAAACTAAAGTCTGTGTAACTGCGCAGCATCGCCAAATGTTAGATCAAGTATTAGATTTTTTTGAAATCCAGCCAGATTATGACTTGGATTTAATGAAGCCAAATCAAAACCTCTATACACTTACGGCAGATATTATCACTGAGCTTAAAAATGTATTAGATGATTTTAAGCCTGATTTTGTATTTGTTCACGGTGATACAACGACGACGATGGCATCAAGTATCGCAGGGTTTTATTCAGGAGCAAAAGTATGTCATATTGAAGCTGGACTACGAACTTTTGATAAATATTCTCCATTTCCTGAAGAAATTAACCGAAAAGTGACCGGTTGTATTGCAGACTATCACTTTGCACCAACACAAAAATCCAAGGAAAATTTATTAGCAGAGCATGTTGCTGAAGAAAGCATTCTAGTCACAGGAAACACTGTCATTGATGCCCTGATATTTAGTTCTGAAAAAGTGAAAAATATTCATAATAATGAGATTGAAATACTCAAAAATATTGTAGAGAAAGATAAAAATAAAAAGCTAATTTTAGTAACTGGACATAGACGCGAAAATCATGGACAAGGTTTTATTAATATTTGTGAAGCTTTGAAAGAGATTGCGATAAGAAATACTGATGTACAAATCGTATATCCTGTGCATTTAAATCCGAATGTGAAAGAGCCTGTGTATAAGATCTTATCAGAAATTAGTAATGTTAAATTAATCGATCCATTGAGTTATCCTGCCTTTGTATGGCTAATGAATGAATCATTTATGATTATTACTGATAGTGGTGGTGTACAGGAAGAGGCTCCAAGTTTAGGTAAACCTGTATTGGTAATGAGGGATACTACTGAGAGACCAGAAGCGGTAGAAGTAGGAACAGTGATTTTGGTTGGTACGAATAAAGAAAGAATTGTTTCTGAGTGTGAGAGATTACTCCAAGATGAAACAGAATATAGAAAGATGAGTACTTTGCATAATCCGTATGGTGATGGTAAGGCATGTCAGCGTATTATTGAATTTATTAAAGGGAAGTAG
- a CDS encoding glycosyltransferase — MIKDKILIFAPYKYDINAGGPSGFIAHNLVNKPNDFFVLSHNISDSFLERLQRKIYSIISKDEYFSFYYRMLNAHKYKFIYFHDCVCLQHCLKWIPKNQVVILQSHSPELPSQEYQSAFPEKIEYINFLKKAEKNAFERADIVVFPNEGCIPLYKEVITPNNEIKFILSGAQKGYSKGDVPSENIIKSDKINLMYIGRRNEIKGFDIVLNTYREVYQQRKDLNLIIIGKGEKISEDGICDIGFSNNPVGWYNSIDYLINANRQSYFDLSIIEALSTGVPIIMSDNYGHKYYENKSPLIHTYDVQNLNALKNILLGELRKRDFNRKDNQELYLNHLTDGDYYNRLRDFTLSLMRGL; from the coding sequence TTTATTGCTCATAATTTAGTAAATAAACCAAATGATTTTTTTGTATTATCTCACAATATTTCCGATTCTTTCTTGGAAAGATTACAAAGAAAAATTTATTCTATAATAAGTAAGGATGAATATTTTTCTTTTTACTATAGAATGTTAAATGCACACAAATATAAATTTATCTATTTTCATGATTGTGTTTGTTTACAGCACTGCCTCAAATGGATTCCTAAAAATCAGGTAGTTATTTTGCAATCTCATAGCCCAGAGTTACCTTCACAAGAGTATCAAAGTGCTTTCCCTGAAAAAATAGAGTATATCAATTTTCTGAAAAAAGCTGAAAAAAACGCTTTTGAAAGAGCTGATATTGTGGTATTTCCTAACGAAGGTTGTATACCTTTATATAAAGAGGTTATTACACCAAATAATGAAATTAAGTTTATATTAAGTGGTGCCCAAAAAGGCTATTCAAAAGGTGATGTGCCTTCCGAAAATATTATTAAAAGTGATAAAATCAATCTAATGTATATTGGAAGAAGAAATGAAATAAAAGGTTTTGATATTGTGCTAAATACTTATCGAGAAGTCTATCAACAAAGAAAAGATCTTAATTTGATTATTATTGGCAAAGGTGAAAAAATATCAGAAGATGGAATTTGTGATATTGGTTTCTCAAATAATCCAGTGGGATGGTATAACTCGATAGATTATTTGATCAATGCTAATCGCCAAAGTTATTTTGATTTATCTATTATTGAAGCCCTTTCAACAGGGGTTCCAATTATAATGTCTGACAACTATGGTCATAAATATTATGAGAATAAAAGCCCTTTAATTCATACTTATGATGTTCAAAACCTAAATGCATTAAAAAATATTTTATTGGGCGAGTTGCGAAAAAGAGATTTTAATAGAAAAGATAATCAAGAATTATATCTAAATCACCTCACTGATGGGGATTATTATAATAGACTCAGGGACTTTACTCTATCTTTAATGAGGGGATTATAA
- a CDS encoding glycosyltransferase has protein sequence MKKILIIVEDYTKFGGVEKVTANMSSMFVNNDFPIWGVLSLHKENDISLIDYNKNLNIEVVKRQNVTNFIESKGITDVILQIGSLKEASCIVNKLYGKVAIISILHSTPYAYTKYILEKSTWKDWLSFFKKELLVRFINIFFFKNIIKKSKFFLTVSKKGVKELEDILNNSYKNVDYIYNLIPNVYTSLKKFGEKENIILYGGRLDKNKRVFETVKYLSSLLKKRAAWEYYILGDGDEYEEIQEYITNNSIENIKLIGFKKNIYEYLSKSKICLLYSLYEGLPTILVEAGMYKNVLISYNSTSGVSDIILNNENGFIVNNEKELIEKIELLMDNEDLLNRMAESNYINENFHCDKILDKWKKILDL, from the coding sequence ATGAAAAAGATTTTAATAATTGTTGAGGATTATACAAAATTTGGTGGTGTAGAAAAAGTGACAGCTAATATGTCATCAATGTTTGTAAATAATGATTTTCCAATATGGGGGGTGCTTTCTTTACATAAGGAAAATGATATTAGTCTAATTGATTATAATAAAAATTTAAATATAGAAGTTGTGAAAAGACAGAATGTTACTAACTTTATAGAAAGTAAAGGTATTACTGATGTAATTTTACAGATTGGTTCATTAAAAGAAGCCAGCTGTATTGTAAATAAATTATATGGGAAAGTAGCCATAATATCTATATTGCATAGCACACCTTATGCATATACTAAATATATTTTAGAAAAGTCGACTTGGAAAGACTGGCTGAGTTTTTTTAAAAAAGAACTTTTAGTGAGGTTTATTAATATTTTCTTTTTCAAAAATATAATTAAAAAGTCTAAATTCTTTCTTACCGTTAGTAAGAAGGGAGTAAAAGAGCTTGAAGATATTTTAAATAATTCTTATAAAAATGTGGATTATATCTATAATCTTATTCCTAATGTTTACACATCTTTAAAAAAATTCGGAGAAAAGGAAAATATCATTTTGTATGGCGGAAGATTAGATAAAAATAAAAGAGTCTTTGAAACTGTAAAGTATTTGTCTTCTCTATTAAAAAAGAGAGCTGCTTGGGAATATTATATTCTGGGTGATGGTGATGAATATGAAGAGATTCAAGAGTATATAACAAATAATAGTATAGAAAATATAAAGCTAATTGGTTTTAAAAAGAATATTTATGAGTATTTATCTAAATCTAAAATATGTTTATTGTACTCCTTGTATGAGGGGCTGCCTACAATTCTAGTGGAGGCAGGAATGTATAAAAATGTATTAATATCATACAACTCAACAAGTGGAGTTTCTGATATTATTTTAAATAATGAGAATGGTTTTATAGTTAATAATGAAAAAGAACTTATAGAAAAAATAGAATTATTAATGGATAATGAGGATTTGCTAAATAGAATGGCAGAAAGTAATTATATAAATGAGAATTTTCATTGCGATAAAATTCTAGATAAATGGAAAAAAATCCTTGATTTATAA